A stretch of the Microtus ochrogaster isolate Prairie Vole_2 chromosome X, MicOch1.0, whole genome shotgun sequence genome encodes the following:
- the Rps4x gene encoding 40S ribosomal protein S4, X isoform: MARGPKKHLKRVAAPKHWMLDKLTGVFAPRPSTGPHKLRECLPLIIFLRNRLKYALTGDEVKKICMQRFIKIDGKVRTDITYPAGFMDVISIDKTGENFRLIYDTKGRFAVHRITPEEAKYKLCKVRKIFVGTKGIPHLVTHDARTIRYPDPLIKVNDTIQIDLDTGKITDFIKFDTGNLCMVTGGANLGRIGVITNRERHPGSFDVVHVKDANGNSFATRLSNIFVIGKGNKPWISLPRGKGIRLTIAEERDKRLAAKQSSG, from the exons ATG GCTCGTGGTCCCAAGAAACATCTGAAGCGTGTAGCAGCTCCAAAGCATTGGATGCTGGATAAACTAACCGGCGTGTTT GCGCCTCGTCCGTCCACTGGCCCTCACAAGCTGAGGGAATGTCTGCCTCTGATCATTTTCCTGAGGAACAGGCTTAAGTATGCCCTGACTGGCGATGAAGTGAAGAAGATCTGCATGCAGCGCTTCATTAAGATTGATGGCAAAGTCAGGACCGATATAACCTACCCTGCTGGGTTTATGG ATGTCATCAGCATTGACAAGACTGGAGAGAACTTCCGTCTGATCTATGACACCAAGGGTCGCTTTGCCGTTCATCGTATTACACCTGAGGAGGCCAAG TACAAGTTGTGCAAAGTGAGAAAGATCTTTGTGGGCacaaagggaatcccacatctggTGACCCATGATGCTCGCACTATTCGCTACCCTGATCCCCTCATCAAGGTGAATGACACCATTCAGATTGATTTGGATACTGGCAAAATAACCGACTTCATCAAGTTTGACACTG GTAACCTGTGTATGGTGACTGGGGGTGCTAACTTGGGAAGAATTGGTGTGATCACCAACAGAGAGAGACATCCCGGCTCTTTTGATGTGGTCCATGTGAAAGATGCCAATGGCAACAGCTTTGCCACCCGGCTTTCCAACATTTTTGTTATTGGCAAG GGCAACAAACCATGGATTTCTCTTCCCCGAGGAAAAGGAATCCGCCTCACAATTGctgaagagagagacaagaggctAGCGGCCAAACAGAGCAGTGGGTGA